A single region of the Desulfobaculum xiamenense genome encodes:
- a CDS encoding Crp/Fnr family transcriptional regulator, which yields MKESPYLEGRLDLLDSMKKMQAFAPLGDRQLATILSLSKIRTYSKGEPIITQGSFESWIYFIISGSVRVERDGRKIGELQGSGAVFGEMGIIDGTERSASVVAHSDVMVLCVDASFLDRMEDVDRASCYTLFYKLFATILAERLRQTSDELAQAKEKMAVLRRRIVDSP from the coding sequence ATGAAGGAATCTCCGTACCTTGAGGGGCGTCTAGACCTCCTCGACAGCATGAAGAAGATGCAGGCCTTCGCCCCGCTTGGCGACAGGCAGCTCGCCACCATTCTTTCCCTCAGTAAGATACGCACCTACTCGAAGGGCGAACCCATCATCACGCAGGGTTCCTTCGAAAGCTGGATCTACTTCATCATCAGCGGCAGCGTGCGCGTAGAGCGCGACGGACGCAAGATCGGCGAACTGCAGGGCAGCGGCGCGGTCTTCGGCGAGATGGGGATCATCGACGGCACCGAGCGCTCGGCCTCTGTCGTGGCCCACTCGGACGTGATGGTTCTCTGTGTGGACGCGTCATTTCTCGACCGCATGGAAGACGTGGACAGGGCCTCGTGCTACACTCTCTTCTACAAGCTCTTCGCGACGATTCTCGCGGAACGCCTGCGACAGACCAGTGACGAACTGGCGCAGGCCAAGGAAAAGATGGCCGTCCTGCGCAGGCGCATCGTGGACAGTCCATGA
- a CDS encoding methyl-accepting chemotaxis protein, with the protein MGTTVAIPASRPSILILAAAIAVLCIAAGAAGSLLAGGVAALIGLVLALALFLRAKANDRSTSDQLELLHRDIEAYRQESVLLSRALEAADLPMAVCADAETLWAASTSMAKTIGAHSASELRGLSLREVFGERIAMDIARQGGHGVIEGTLEASGAPVRIHIGRDRDTGVFVLQLADMKKEANACDEIAKEREQFKKAAESINQLAQRLASSSELMSAHADEQAAGSKRQKEQTQAVAHAVERMMEAVLLVAQNATATSEVAEEARTEAVDGVELVKQAVARINALSESAKGLAKELAELDTRAGEIGRIIGVINDIADQTNLLALNAAIEAARAGDAGRGFAVVADEVRKLAEKTMDATKEVERAIRTIQNSAKSAVDSMTVTGKQVEESTDLSNRAGHSLEKVMGSIDDMVGRVAHIATAADEQSSHAEEISRSVDDIADIARDADEGAAQQAFATRDLAKLSSELLSLSSVGGARDAAHHARRKGEGMMKGVLPKLMHDFVKEQLGDKALKAVETKLGDIVFLPTESYPDHLLVEMADAAAEATGMRRDEVLRKLGLFTIGGFHKLYRRYFKAKTLKDFLMSMNDTHADVIRDMPGVIPPRFTFEDKGKVLFMNYKSKRALFSYFHGIIEGAAAFYKESVTVKLKPLDKETARAEIHFNEH; encoded by the coding sequence ATGGGCACGACTGTCGCCATCCCGGCCAGCAGACCATCCATTCTCATCCTCGCCGCCGCCATCGCGGTACTGTGCATCGCGGCAGGCGCGGCAGGCAGTCTCCTTGCGGGCGGCGTCGCCGCGCTGATCGGTCTCGTCCTCGCACTGGCCCTCTTCCTGCGGGCAAAAGCCAACGACCGCAGCACAAGCGACCAGCTCGAACTCCTCCACCGCGACATCGAAGCCTATCGACAGGAATCAGTCCTGCTCTCCCGCGCGCTCGAAGCGGCAGACCTGCCCATGGCCGTCTGCGCCGACGCGGAAACCCTGTGGGCCGCCAGCACATCCATGGCCAAGACCATCGGAGCGCACTCGGCCTCCGAACTGCGCGGGCTGTCCCTGCGCGAGGTCTTCGGTGAACGCATCGCCATGGACATCGCCAGACAGGGCGGGCATGGCGTCATCGAGGGAACACTCGAAGCCTCCGGCGCACCCGTGCGCATCCACATCGGCCGCGACCGCGACACCGGCGTCTTCGTCCTCCAGCTTGCGGACATGAAGAAGGAAGCCAACGCCTGCGACGAAATCGCCAAGGAACGCGAACAGTTCAAGAAGGCTGCGGAATCCATCAACCAGCTCGCCCAGCGGCTGGCCAGTTCGTCCGAGCTCATGAGCGCCCATGCCGACGAGCAGGCCGCCGGGTCCAAGCGCCAGAAGGAGCAGACCCAGGCCGTGGCCCACGCCGTGGAGCGGATGATGGAAGCCGTGCTGCTGGTAGCCCAGAACGCCACGGCCACCTCCGAGGTCGCCGAAGAGGCGCGGACCGAGGCCGTGGACGGCGTGGAGCTGGTCAAGCAAGCCGTCGCGCGCATCAATGCCCTTTCGGAATCAGCCAAGGGCCTCGCCAAGGAGCTTGCCGAACTCGACACCCGCGCGGGCGAGATCGGCCGCATCATCGGCGTCATCAACGACATCGCGGACCAGACCAACCTGCTGGCCCTCAACGCCGCCATCGAAGCCGCCCGTGCGGGCGACGCCGGGCGCGGCTTCGCCGTGGTTGCCGACGAGGTCCGAAAGCTCGCCGAAAAGACCATGGACGCCACAAAGGAAGTCGAACGGGCCATCCGCACCATCCAGAATTCCGCCAAGTCCGCCGTGGACTCCATGACCGTCACCGGCAAGCAGGTCGAGGAGAGCACGGACCTCTCCAACCGGGCCGGACATTCCCTCGAAAAGGTCATGGGCAGCATCGACGACATGGTCGGGCGCGTGGCCCACATCGCCACGGCGGCGGACGAGCAGTCCTCCCACGCGGAGGAAATCTCCCGCAGCGTCGACGACATCGCGGACATCGCCCGCGACGCCGACGAGGGCGCAGCGCAGCAGGCCTTTGCCACGCGCGATCTGGCCAAGCTGTCGAGCGAGCTGCTCTCGCTGTCCAGCGTCGGGGGCGCGCGCGACGCCGCGCACCATGCCCGCCGCAAGGGCGAGGGCATGATGAAGGGCGTGTTGCCCAAGCTCATGCATGATTTCGTCAAGGAACAGCTGGGAGACAAGGCCCTGAAGGCCGTCGAGACCAAACTCGGCGATATCGTCTTCCTGCCTACGGAGAGCTATCCGGACCATCTGCTCGTCGAAATGGCCGACGCAGCCGCCGAGGCCACGGGCATGCGGCGCGACGAGGTGCTGCGCAAGCTCGGCCTCTTCACCATCGGCGGCTTCCACAAGCTCTATCGCCGCTACTTCAAGGCCAAGACGCTCAAGGACTTCCTGATGTCCATGAACGACACCCATGCCGATGTCATCCGCGACATGCCCGGTGTCATCCCCCCACGCTTCACCTTCGAGGACAAGGGCAAAGTGCTGTTCATGAACTACAAGTCCAAGCGCGCGCTGTTCAGCTACTTCCACGGCATCATCGAAGGCGCGGCGGCCTTCTACAAGGAATCCGTCACCGTGAAGCTCAAGCCGCTGGACAAGGAAACCGCCCGCGCCGAAATCCACTTCAACGAGCACTGA
- a CDS encoding efflux RND transporter periplasmic adaptor subunit, which produces MLRLMLPVVSALVLLFAPPALAQEGTDRQGPPPAKVVVVKAVSRDVVPRAAYLGTVYFPEVSDVAAEVGGRVVRVRVEDGARVRRGELLVETDTSLLEKSLAASRAALAESRAALERERLEFARLSSLFESRSISEQDYDNSRYRVVELERRADALAADVARMDIELAKAAVAAPYSGVVLSRRVDRGEWLAPGVVVAVLARDDAVDVRVNVPAATLAHLRVGIEVPVRVAGRDHVGRVIAIIPEGDVATRTFPVKVRVEHPEGLAQGMEAEVRLPVAAPVRSVVVPRDAVLGSAQGQMLFAVADGAARPVPVTVTEYFGLEAAVSGEGLAEGMDIVIKGNERLRPGQSVTVVPR; this is translated from the coding sequence ATGCTGCGTCTGATGCTCCCAGTGGTATCCGCCCTCGTTCTGCTTTTTGCCCCTCCTGCCCTTGCGCAGGAGGGCACGGATCGCCAAGGCCCGCCTCCGGCGAAGGTCGTGGTGGTCAAGGCCGTGTCCAGAGATGTCGTCCCACGGGCGGCATATCTGGGGACGGTGTATTTTCCCGAGGTGTCCGACGTGGCTGCCGAAGTTGGCGGCCGCGTTGTTCGCGTGCGCGTCGAGGACGGCGCGCGCGTGCGCCGCGGGGAGCTGCTCGTGGAAACCGACACGAGCCTGCTCGAAAAGAGCCTCGCCGCATCCCGCGCGGCGCTGGCCGAATCCCGTGCGGCCCTCGAACGGGAACGCCTCGAATTCGCCCGCCTTTCCAGCCTGTTTGAAAGCAGGTCCATCTCCGAACAGGATTACGACAACTCCCGTTACCGGGTCGTGGAGCTTGAGCGTCGTGCCGACGCCCTTGCGGCCGATGTGGCGCGCATGGACATCGAGCTTGCCAAGGCCGCCGTTGCCGCACCGTATTCCGGTGTGGTGCTCTCGCGCCGCGTGGATCGCGGGGAATGGCTCGCGCCCGGTGTCGTGGTGGCCGTGCTTGCCCGGGACGACGCCGTGGACGTGCGCGTCAACGTGCCCGCGGCCACGCTGGCCCACCTGCGCGTGGGGATCGAGGTTCCCGTGCGTGTCGCTGGGCGCGACCATGTCGGGCGCGTCATCGCCATCATTCCCGAGGGCGACGTGGCCACGCGGACCTTCCCCGTGAAGGTGCGCGTGGAGCATCCCGAGGGGCTCGCGCAGGGCATGGAGGCCGAGGTTCGCTTGCCGGTGGCCGCTCCCGTACGTTCCGTCGTGGTTCCGCGCGATGCCGTGCTCGGCTCCGCGCAGGGGCAGATGCTCTTCGCCGTGGCCGATGGCGCGGCGCGGCCGGTGCCGGTGACCGTCACCGAGTATTTCGGCCTCGAGGCCGCCGTGAGCGGCGAGGGGCTGGCCGAGGGCATGGATATCGTGATCAAGGGCAACGAGCGCCTTCGTCCGGGCCAGAGTGTGACCGTGGTTCCCCGCTAG
- a CDS encoding MarR family winged helix-turn-helix transcriptional regulator, producing MLIEEKYFLSNYPGYVIARTGKAIKFELRRYLREAGIDVTSEQWALLCHLWEQEGRSQKELAELSFKDTANITRMIDVLEGKGIVYREKDPSDRRTYKIYLTPRGRELRGEIMPFVMDLATKAFSCLSSQEQEELVRMLNTLCNHILDMRETAS from the coding sequence ATGCTTATTGAAGAAAAATACTTTCTGTCTAATTATCCTGGCTATGTTATCGCTCGCACGGGCAAGGCCATCAAGTTCGAATTGAGACGATATCTTCGTGAAGCCGGTATCGACGTGACCAGCGAGCAGTGGGCTTTGCTGTGTCACCTGTGGGAGCAGGAAGGCCGCTCGCAGAAGGAGCTCGCCGAACTGTCCTTCAAGGATACCGCGAACATCACGCGCATGATAGACGTGCTTGAGGGGAAAGGCATTGTCTACCGCGAGAAGGATCCGTCCGACCGTCGGACCTACAAGATCTATCTCACGCCGCGCGGCCGTGAACTGCGGGGCGAAATCATGCCCTTCGTCATGGATCTGGCCACGAAGGCATTTTCCTGCCTGAGTTCGCAGGAGCAGGAGGAACTGGTGCGCATGCTCAATACGCTGTGCAACCATATCCTCGACATGCGCGAAACCGCCAGCTAG
- a CDS encoding tetratricopeptide repeat protein produces the protein MSMSNVAKLVEQHLNRCRLSYRKGEELKSLMSLAEALTLMLKHTIHSVDMQRIGNLLRENVGNVAGLEAVKRLHAKPLAWTRGQEKQLLAAIVPIIKTIQGEADNEAMEAMRERKLKLDRALLAGTRHLERGMIQEAQQSFREAVDLHVDENALFMMIAERLQAANFHSESFEYLRRALEIDPDGRRACEMLCDAAIKTKDLKRGLEYFQREQKKGGDTPNMLFGMARLFAAGKRFDQAVTLSRRALELDPTNVTIRKFLRGVEEKAGAAA, from the coding sequence ATGTCTATGTCCAATGTGGCCAAGCTCGTCGAGCAGCACCTGAATCGCTGCCGCCTTTCGTATCGCAAGGGTGAGGAACTAAAAAGCCTCATGTCCCTCGCCGAGGCGCTCACGCTCATGCTCAAGCACACCATCCATTCGGTGGACATGCAGCGCATCGGCAACCTCTTGCGCGAGAACGTCGGCAACGTCGCCGGGCTGGAGGCGGTCAAGCGCCTGCACGCCAAGCCCCTTGCCTGGACGCGAGGGCAGGAGAAGCAGCTCCTCGCCGCCATTGTGCCCATTATCAAGACCATCCAGGGCGAGGCGGACAACGAGGCCATGGAGGCCATGCGCGAGCGCAAGCTCAAGCTGGACCGCGCGCTGCTCGCCGGAACCCGCCATCTTGAGCGGGGCATGATTCAGGAGGCGCAGCAGTCCTTCCGCGAGGCCGTGGACCTGCATGTGGACGAGAACGCGCTGTTCATGATGATTGCCGAGCGCCTTCAGGCCGCGAATTTTCATTCGGAGTCCTTCGAGTACTTGCGCCGCGCGCTGGAGATCGACCCCGATGGCCGCCGTGCCTGCGAGATGCTCTGCGACGCCGCGATAAAGACCAAGGACTTGAAGCGCGGTCTGGAGTATTTCCAGCGCGAGCAGAAGAAGGGCGGCGATACGCCGAACATGCTCTTCGGCATGGCGCGCCTGTTCGCAGCGGGTAAGCGTTTCGATCAGGCCGTGACGCTCTCGCGCAGGGCGCTGGAGCTTGACCCCACGAACGTCACCATCCGCAAGTTTCTGCGCGGCGTCGAAGAGAAGGCCGGGGCGGCCGCCTGA
- a CDS encoding TIGR03960 family B12-binding radical SAM protein translates to MRALLPLFEGPSRYLGTEPGSVHKDPGAVCVRMALAFPDLYEVGMSYLGQKILYGIINEREDFWAERVFAPGDEVAALLRERGEALCTLESDTPLSAMDVVGFHVTHELCFTNILYMMDLGGIALRAEDRLDLPLGSAPLVLAGGGCTFNSEPIAPFIDCMILGDGEDVQMRLLERVAEAKRTGKSRRELLEDLRSLPGVYVPAFFNSPGGTEAPRPLYEDYPFVEKAIVASMEDTPFPVRHIVPFAQPVHDRLAVEIARGCTRGCRFCQAGMIYRPARERDPHTLDSLIADGLAATGYEDLSFLSLSTGDYSALEHLFEQSFSRCRREQVSISLPSLRVGSVSERIMELMSSIRRTGATIAPEAGSQRLRDVINKGITEEGLVTHVRKLFDRGWQQVKLYFMLGLPTETFEDLDAIVDLCLKVRDCAGRDVKRLQVTAAVSPFVPKPHTPFQWERQLTMDEVRERVDYLRKAMAPYKRLKLRWHMPQMSFLEGVFSRGDRRLAPVVERAYAKGALFTSWTDHLDLDKWMEAMAEEGLDPMDFLAARDVDAPLPWDHLHPGVRKEYLATERRRALEGRLTPDCRYHVCRNCGVCNHDGRTSELVRQSAEVEIRPRVVFSQRDQSDATEEANAHATTADLRVEDIADGAVTEAAAEVPETPEKEVRRGRPMPPSIGKLADKAVNYRIWHAKKGLARFISQVEMQLMLERVLRRARVPVSFSAGFHPLPRMSFGMALPVGVESESEWFNLVLRENMPMDELARCLSRELPIGFDLVRIETLPLTGKTQQAAAEDYELCFLADDAPQWIARWAEAMERTEILWTRDTKKGPRTVDIRRCVARSAAEGESAVAIRFDWSVKYVNPLKLVLEVLPGLTQDRFVLRKLHQWMDAPQD, encoded by the coding sequence ATGCGAGCTTTACTCCCGCTTTTTGAAGGCCCCAGCCGCTATCTGGGAACCGAGCCCGGAAGCGTGCACAAGGACCCCGGCGCGGTTTGCGTGCGGATGGCGCTGGCCTTTCCGGACCTCTACGAAGTGGGCATGTCCTACCTCGGGCAGAAGATCCTCTACGGAATCATAAACGAGCGCGAGGACTTCTGGGCCGAGCGTGTATTCGCCCCCGGCGACGAGGTTGCCGCGCTGTTGCGCGAACGCGGCGAGGCGCTGTGCACCCTTGAATCCGACACGCCGCTGTCCGCCATGGACGTGGTGGGCTTTCACGTCACGCACGAGCTGTGCTTCACCAACATCCTGTACATGATGGATCTTGGCGGCATTGCGCTGCGGGCCGAGGATCGGTTGGACCTGCCCCTCGGCAGCGCTCCGCTGGTGCTGGCTGGCGGCGGCTGCACCTTCAATTCCGAGCCGATCGCGCCGTTCATCGATTGCATGATTCTGGGCGACGGCGAGGACGTGCAGATGCGCCTGCTCGAACGCGTGGCCGAGGCCAAGCGCACGGGCAAGTCGCGCCGCGAACTGCTGGAGGATCTGCGCAGCCTGCCCGGCGTGTACGTCCCGGCGTTCTTCAACAGCCCCGGCGGCACGGAGGCACCCCGCCCGCTGTACGAGGACTATCCCTTTGTGGAGAAGGCCATCGTGGCCAGCATGGAGGACACCCCCTTCCCGGTGCGTCACATCGTGCCCTTCGCCCAGCCCGTCCATGACCGGCTGGCCGTGGAGATCGCTCGAGGCTGCACGCGCGGCTGCCGTTTCTGTCAGGCGGGCATGATCTATCGTCCCGCCCGCGAGCGTGACCCGCACACCCTCGACAGCCTCATCGCCGATGGTCTGGCTGCCACGGGCTACGAGGACCTGTCCTTCCTGTCCCTGTCCACGGGCGACTATTCCGCCCTCGAACATCTTTTCGAGCAGAGCTTCAGCCGCTGCCGCCGCGAGCAGGTGTCCATCTCCCTGCCGTCGCTGCGTGTCGGCTCCGTGAGCGAGCGGATCATGGAGCTTATGTCCTCCATCCGCCGCACCGGCGCGACCATTGCGCCCGAGGCCGGAAGCCAGCGCCTGCGCGACGTCATTAACAAGGGCATCACCGAGGAAGGCCTCGTGACCCACGTGCGCAAGCTCTTCGACCGCGGCTGGCAGCAGGTGAAGCTGTACTTCATGCTCGGCCTGCCCACCGAGACCTTCGAGGACCTCGACGCCATCGTCGATCTCTGCCTCAAGGTGCGCGACTGCGCCGGGCGCGACGTGAAGCGCCTGCAGGTCACCGCCGCCGTGTCGCCCTTCGTGCCCAAGCCGCACACCCCCTTCCAGTGGGAGCGCCAGCTCACCATGGACGAGGTGCGCGAGCGCGTGGACTACCTGCGCAAGGCCATGGCTCCCTACAAGCGCCTCAAGCTGCGCTGGCATATGCCGCAGATGAGCTTCCTCGAAGGCGTCTTCTCGCGCGGCGACAGGCGGCTGGCTCCCGTGGTGGAACGCGCCTACGCCAAGGGCGCGCTGTTCACCAGTTGGACCGACCATCTCGATCTCGACAAGTGGATGGAGGCCATGGCCGAGGAAGGTCTGGACCCCATGGACTTTCTCGCCGCGCGTGACGTGGATGCGCCCCTGCCGTGGGATCACCTGCACCCCGGCGTGCGCAAGGAGTATCTCGCCACCGAGCGCAGACGCGCCCTCGAAGGCCGTCTGACCCCGGATTGCCGTTATCATGTCTGCCGGAATTGCGGCGTGTGTAACCACGACGGCCGGACCTCGGAACTTGTCCGCCAGTCGGCCGAGGTCGAAATCCGTCCCCGCGTGGTCTTCTCCCAGCGCGACCAGAGCGATGCCACCGAGGAGGCCAACGCCCACGCCACCACCGCCGATCTGCGTGTGGAGGACATTGCCGACGGCGCGGTGACAGAGGCCGCCGCCGAAGTCCCCGAGACCCCCGAAAAGGAGGTCCGGCGCGGACGCCCCATGCCGCCGTCCATCGGCAAGCTGGCGGACAAGGCTGTCAACTACCGCATCTGGCATGCCAAGAAGGGGCTGGCCCGCTTCATCAGTCAGGTGGAGATGCAGCTCATGCTGGAGCGCGTGCTGCGTCGCGCGCGCGTTCCCGTCAGCTTCTCCGCAGGCTTCCACCCGCTGCCGCGCATGTCCTTCGGCATGGCGCTGCCCGTGGGCGTGGAGAGCGAATCCGAATGGTTCAACCTCGTTCTGCGCGAGAACATGCCCATGGACGAACTGGCCCGCTGTCTGTCGCGCGAGCTGCCCATCGGCTTCGACCTCGTGCGCATCGAAACTCTGCCCCTGACCGGCAAGACGCAGCAGGCCGCGGCGGAGGACTACGAACTGTGCTTCCTCGCCGACGATGCGCCGCAGTGGATTGCCCGCTGGGCCGAGGCCATGGAGCGCACGGAAATCCTCTGGACGCGGGACACCAAGAAGGGCCCGCGTACCGTGGACATCCGGCGCTGCGTGGCACGAAGCGCGGCCGAGGGCGAGTCCGCCGTGGCTATCCGCTTCGACTGGAGCGTGAAGTACGTGAACCCCCTCAAGCTGGTGCTGGAGGTGCTGCCCGGCCTCACGCAGGACCGTTTCGTCCTGCGTAAGCTCCACCAGTGGATGGACGCGCCGCAGGACTAG
- a CDS encoding efflux RND transporter permease subunit produces the protein MDFIQYSIRKPVTVLVGVILVVLFGLIGLSGMPYQLTPTVTEPEITVTTDWIGATPYEIERDIIEEQEKVLKGVVGLVEMESRSLTGQGRLSLTFRIGTDVDDALLRVSNKLNEVPSYPLTADKPIISATGESANPVIWMMLKNLPGNETPIDTYRTFFENDVRQYLERVEGVAELFVGGGTEREMHVVIDPAKLAAHGLTVERLMAVLAAENVSVSAGNMELGRREYRIRSIGEFHTPEEIEDMVVSSTGERRIRLRDVGHAAYGYEKRVASIMHNRKPGISIGVKPEPGANVLRLTDAVWDTVQTLNAGKLRDNGVFLDWAYDQRPYILGAIDLVKRNILIGGMLAVAVLLIFLRSLSSTVIVAVAIPISIIGSFIFMAAFGRNLNVVSLAGISFAVGMLVDNAIVVLENIDRHRRQLGKSPLAAAYDGTREVWGAVLASTLTTVAVFLPVVFMEEEAGQLFKDIAIAVTCAVSISLFVSVSVIPMLCHQLFGLSERRRARAGEGGGISRHGRLWRFFDVLGSSVSGFMMALTRAALTNRTTRALTVTSLTLFAVLAAWVFLPKMEYLPQGNRNLLINILIPPPGLSVSEKDDMGRRIFEGVGPLLDHKEWEGLPGIHNLFYVGAPSFNIFGVVSHHEQRAGELLGPMTRIVNSIPGTFGVSLQAGIFQDRLGGGRAIDLDLSGDSLEQLTAAGGALFGAISQAIPGTQIRPNPSLELTFPEVRLTPRRDRVRAAQMTAAEVGTAVDVLMDGRKIGEFKEEGKKKIDLVLKASEEDITTPEALVAAQLATPGGALVPVSSLMDLERTLGITEIRHLERRRTVTLEVTPPETLPLEQAMETLRDGIIPEIGKTGLLAGVDVRLAGAADKLTVTRQALQWNFVLAVVIIYLLMSSLFSNFLYPLVILFTVPLAAAGGFLGLRLENALVAYQPLDVVTMLGFVILIGVVVNNAILIVHQSLNNMREGGMEALDAVVESVRTRLRPIYMSAMTSIFGMLPLAVAPGPGSELYRGLGSVILGGLALSTVFTVFVIPSLFMFFVGWEKRRREMR, from the coding sequence ATGGACTTCATTCAGTATTCCATCAGAAAGCCCGTGACCGTTCTCGTGGGCGTCATCCTCGTCGTGCTGTTCGGCCTCATCGGCCTGTCTGGAATGCCCTATCAGCTCACGCCGACGGTGACCGAACCCGAGATCACCGTGACCACGGATTGGATCGGCGCGACCCCCTACGAGATCGAGCGCGACATCATCGAGGAGCAGGAGAAGGTGCTCAAGGGCGTGGTCGGTCTCGTGGAGATGGAAAGCCGTTCCCTGACCGGGCAGGGCCGCCTGTCCCTGACCTTCCGTATCGGCACCGACGTGGACGATGCGCTGTTGCGTGTGTCCAACAAGCTCAACGAGGTGCCCTCCTATCCGCTCACGGCGGACAAGCCCATCATCAGCGCCACCGGCGAATCCGCCAACCCCGTCATCTGGATGATGCTCAAGAATCTGCCGGGGAACGAGACGCCCATCGACACCTACCGCACCTTCTTCGAGAACGATGTGCGCCAGTATCTGGAACGCGTCGAGGGCGTGGCCGAGCTCTTCGTCGGCGGAGGCACGGAGCGCGAGATGCACGTGGTCATCGACCCGGCGAAGCTCGCCGCCCACGGGTTGACCGTGGAGCGGCTCATGGCTGTGCTCGCGGCCGAGAATGTGAGCGTTTCTGCCGGCAACATGGAGCTTGGGCGCAGGGAGTACCGCATCCGTTCCATCGGCGAGTTCCACACGCCGGAAGAGATTGAGGACATGGTGGTCAGTTCCACGGGCGAGCGGCGCATCCGTCTGCGCGATGTGGGCCACGCCGCCTACGGCTACGAGAAGCGCGTGGCGTCCATCATGCACAACCGCAAACCCGGCATATCCATTGGCGTGAAGCCGGAGCCGGGGGCCAACGTGCTGCGCCTCACCGACGCGGTGTGGGACACCGTGCAGACCCTCAACGCCGGGAAGCTGCGCGACAACGGCGTGTTCCTCGATTGGGCCTACGACCAGCGCCCCTACATCCTCGGTGCCATCGACCTCGTGAAGCGCAACATCCTCATCGGCGGCATGCTCGCGGTGGCCGTGCTGCTGATATTCCTGCGCAGTCTGTCGTCCACGGTCATCGTGGCCGTGGCCATACCCATCAGCATCATCGGTTCGTTCATCTTCATGGCCGCCTTCGGGCGCAACCTGAACGTGGTATCCCTCGCGGGCATCTCCTTCGCCGTGGGCATGCTGGTGGATAACGCCATCGTGGTGCTGGAGAACATCGACCGGCATCGACGCCAGCTCGGCAAGTCGCCGCTGGCCGCCGCCTACGACGGCACCCGCGAGGTGTGGGGCGCGGTGCTCGCCTCCACGTTGACCACTGTGGCGGTGTTCCTGCCGGTGGTGTTCATGGAGGAGGAAGCGGGGCAGCTGTTCAAGGACATCGCCATCGCCGTGACCTGTGCGGTGAGCATTTCGCTGTTCGTGTCCGTGTCCGTGATTCCCATGCTCTGTCACCAGCTCTTCGGCCTGTCCGAACGCCGCAGGGCGCGAGCGGGGGAGGGGGGCGGCATCAGTCGTCACGGCAGGCTGTGGCGGTTCTTCGACGTTCTCGGCTCGTCCGTGTCCGGCTTCATGATGGCGCTCACCCGCGCCGCGCTGACCAACCGGACGACGCGCGCGCTCACCGTGACCTCACTCACGCTGTTCGCGGTGCTCGCCGCGTGGGTCTTTCTGCCCAAGATGGAGTACCTGCCGCAGGGCAATAGGAATCTGCTGATCAACATCCTCATTCCGCCGCCGGGTCTTTCGGTTTCGGAGAAGGACGACATGGGTAGGCGCATCTTCGAGGGCGTGGGGCCGCTTCTGGACCACAAGGAATGGGAGGGGCTACCGGGCATCCACAATCTCTTCTACGTCGGCGCGCCGAGCTTCAACATCTTCGGCGTGGTCTCGCATCACGAGCAGCGGGCCGGGGAACTGCTCGGCCCAATGACGCGCATCGTCAATTCCATCCCCGGCACCTTTGGCGTGAGCCTTCAGGCGGGCATCTTTCAGGATCGCCTCGGCGGCGGGCGGGCCATCGACCTCGACCTGTCCGGCGACAGTCTGGAGCAGCTCACCGCTGCGGGCGGGGCGCTTTTCGGGGCTATCAGTCAGGCCATTCCGGGCACGCAGATTCGCCCCAACCCGTCCCTTGAACTGACCTTTCCCGAGGTGCGGCTGACGCCACGGCGCGACAGGGTGCGCGCCGCGCAGATGACCGCCGCCGAGGTGGGCACCGCCGTTGACGTGCTCATGGACGGCCGCAAGATCGGCGAGTTCAAGGAGGAGGGAAAGAAGAAGATTGACCTTGTACTCAAGGCCTCGGAGGAGGACATCACCACGCCGGAGGCGCTCGTTGCGGCCCAGCTGGCCACGCCGGGCGGGGCGCTGGTGCCGGTGTCGTCGCTCATGGACCTTGAACGCACGCTTGGCATTACGGAAATTCGCCATCTGGAGCGCCGCCGTACCGTGACCCTCGAAGTCACGCCGCCGGAGACCCTGCCGCTGGAGCAGGCCATGGAGACGCTTCGTGACGGCATCATCCCAGAGATTGGCAAGACCGGGCTACTTGCGGGCGTGGACGTGCGCCTCGCGGGCGCGGCGGACAAGCTGACGGTGACGCGTCAGGCCCTGCAATGGAACTTCGTGCTGGCGGTGGTCATCATCTATCTGCTCATGTCCTCGCTGTTCTCGAATTTCCTGTATCCGCTGGTCATCCTGTTCACGGTGCCGCTTGCCGCCGCCGGGGGCTTCCTTGGCCTGCGGTTGGAGAACGCGTTGGTGGCCTATCAGCCGCTGGACGTGGTGACCATGCTCGGCTTCGTTATCCTCATCGGTGTGGTGGTGAATAACGCCATCCTCATCGTGCATCAGAGCCTGAACAACATGCGCGAGGGCGGGATGGAGGCGCTGGACGCGGTGGTGGAATCCGTGCGTACGCGGTTGCGCCCCATCTATATGAGCGCCATGACGTCCATCTTCGGCATGCTGCCGCTGGCTGTTGCGCCGGGGCCGGGTTCCGAACTCTACCGGGGCCTCGGCTCGGTGATCCTCGGTGGCCTTGCCCTGTCCACGGTGTTCACGGTGTTCGTCATTCCGAGTCTGTTCATGTTCTTCGTCGGCTGGGAGAAGCGGCGGCGCGAGATGCGCTGA